A section of the Styela clava chromosome 9, kaStyClav1.hap1.2, whole genome shotgun sequence genome encodes:
- the LOC120338932 gene encoding uncharacterized protein LOC120338932, with amino-acid sequence MRATLELPQTTRFLSKSQKTESEQSHTTSRSICPNLTSLLERQRPGNQSYMLEPTASNIVEPSQILKYQSFPLETASNVEVGSSNVTTSDTFLEMLYDKLNSNTHDTMNSLANSSNIFHASTEKTTPYFYPQYSKNMIEVNHTLDVIPTSASQVHEIPTAIASMQRVDHGTISSVYPLQFRNEESASGSSLINVQNVSVAERTVNGMSTQFQPLSSVNPSFDIEGSSSNYSGNDDIFPWFFHSTADEPHNDVHPENISPTNNGNEQTAMNLSQPISSTPSSTTYASLGNVTQNPVFSANQSGVPDQNPEIASAMQEFHQAMLTVQYQKKRLSTDSDQYVPAKLPHMDSAYLGLNLNAGRNANTTLPTTSIFDSHTVSVSTPTDTRLQPPCYTVDLESLGISANPQVTASLQSNYSGNSIQNPNNFVVTSVQNAHAQDAGIKPVLSSSDLQNLGNVLDDLLSTDSRQSQDGHFPTPNSLANSTEHQPFPGLSIPEKQVAVVKPMEQGHCDKCGSKSSASVVQVKEEPQVLNTGFSNSFSNDTKENNSSTLPPAGSITHPKQENTVNNNGTMAHLIAFNSDATSNKSGATTPLFIAINGNLIPVKIAQLQLPNALTNLPKTDASTNDQNRQPGVINEPTSSNVNQTSTVSSNNTGNKNFVKIAPLPVLSAQSGGCIMIAGIAVTSNSANGIVGSSSNMDDKKSTVANDALRIHACDYPNCGKRYTKSSHLKAHYRRHTGEKPFVCKWPDCGWKFSRSDELARHKRSHDGIKPYACPLCQKKFSRSDHLAKHVKIHKNGKLHGKSTQSKGNVQVPSVQPVKSNPDTYQVKREQVPIDSTNGFQNNNNIMTSSKIITISNMEEQPK; translated from the exons ATGCGAGCAACCCTGGAGTTGCCACAAACAACTAGATTCCTTAGCAAGTCTCAGAAGACCGAATCTGAGCAGAGTCATACTACCTCACGCTCTATTTGCCCTAATTTGACAAGTTTACTGGAAAGACAACGACCAGGAAATCAATCTTATATGTTAGAACCAACGGCTTCAAATATTGTTGAACCtagtcaaattttgaaatatcaatcCTTTCCTTTGGAAACCGCTTCTAATGTTGAAGTTGGGAGCAGCAATGTGACAACTTCTGACACTTTTCTGGAGATGCTCTATGATAAATTGAATTCCAATACTCATGATACGATGAACTCATTGGCAAATTCAAGCAACATCTTTCACGCCAGCACTGAAAAAACGACCCCATATTTCTATCCacaatacagtaaaaatatGATCGAAGTCAACCACACGTTGGATGTAATACCAACCTCGGCATCTCAAGTTCATGAAATTCCTACTGCGATTGCTTCAATGCAGAGAGTCGATCATGGAACTATTTCATCTGTTTACCCTTTACAATTCAGAAATGAGGAATCTGCTTCAGGAAGTTCACTGATTAATGTGCAAAATGTTTCTGTAGCTGAGAGGACGGTAAATGGAATGTCAACTCAATTCCAGCCATTGTCATCTGTCAATCCATCCTTTGATATTGAGGGCAGCTCTTCAAATTACAGCGGTAATGATGATATTTTTCCTTGGTTTTTCCATAGCACTGCTGATGAACCGCACAATGACGTTCATCCAGAAAATATTAGCCCTACAAATAATGGAAATGAACAGACTGCAATGAACCTGTCTCAGCCCATCAGCAGCACCCCGTCTTCGACAACTTATGCTAGTCTTGGGAATGTAACTCAGAATCCTGTATTTTCTGCGAACCAATCTGGGGTGCCCGATCAAAACCCAGAAATAGCTTCGGCAATGCAAGAATTTCATCAAGCCATGTTAACTGTTCAATATCAAAAAAAGCGATTAAGCACAGATTCTGATCAATATGTTCCAGCTAAACTTCCACATATGGATTCAGCATACTTGGGTCTGAATTTAAATGCAGGTAGAAATGCAAACACTACATTGCCAACTACTTCTATTTTTGATTCCCATACAGTATCTGTGTCCACTCCAACTGATACAAGACTTCAACCACCTTGTTATACTGTTGATCTCGAGTCACTTGGAATTAGTGCCAATCCTCAAGTAACAGCGAGCTTACAGTCCAATTATTCTGGAAATAGTATCCAGAACCCGAATAATTTTGTTGTTACGAGTGTGCAAAATGCACATGCTCAAGATGCAGGAATAAAGCCTGTTTTGAGTTCTAGTGATTTGCAGAACCTTGGCAATGTTTTGGATGACCTTCTATCCACTGATTCTAGACAATCTCAAGATGGACATTTCCCAACTCCCAATTCTCTTGCGAATAGCACAGAGCACCAGCCTTTCCCAGGTCTGTCTATACCAGAAAAACAGGTTGCTGTTGTGAAGCCGATGGAGCAGGGTCATTGTGATAAGTGTGGAAGCAAGTCTAGTGCTTCAGTTGTACAAGTTAAAGAGGAACCACAGGTGTTGAATACTGGTTTCAGTAATAGTTTCAGTAATGACACCAAAGAGAATAATAGTTCAACACTACCACCTGCAGGATCAATAACTCACCCAAAACAAGAAAACACAGTTAATAACAATGGTACAATGGCGCATTTGATTGCTTTTAACTCGGATGCAACCAGTAATAAATCTGGTGCAACTACACCACTGTTCATCGCTATCAATGGAAATCTGATTCCTGTAAAGATTGCCCAACTTCAATTGCCAAATGCCCTTACCAACTTACCTAAAACCGATGCATCAACAAATGATCAGAATCGTCAGCCAGGTGTAATCAACGAGCCAACATCTAGTAATGTCAATCAAACAAGTACAGTTAGCAGCAACAATACAgggaataaaaattttgttaaaattgcTCCACTGCCTGTTTTATCTGCCCAATCTGGTGGATGTATCATGATAGCAGGGATAGCTGTAACTTCAAATTCTGCCAATGGTATTGTTGGATCATCTTCTAACATGGATGACAAAAAATCCACTGTGGCTAATGATGCACTTAGGATACACGCATGTGATTATCCAAATTGTGGAAAACGATACACAAAAAGTTCACATTTGAAGGCCCATTACAG GCGGCATACTGGGGAAAAGCCATTCGTTTGCAAATGGCCTGATTGTGGTTGGAAGTTTTCAAGGTCAGATGAACTCGCTCGTCACAAAAGATCTCATGATGGAATTAAACCATATGCTTGTCCGTTGTGCCAAAAAAAGTTTTCAAGATCTGACCATCTTGCTAAACATGTGAAGATTCATAA AAATGGAAAACTGCATGGTAAAAGCACACAGTCGAAAGGCAATGTTCAAGTACCCTCTGTGCAACCAGTCAAGAGTAATCCAGATACATACCAAGTAAAGAGAGAACAAGTTCCAATCGATTCTACAAATGGTtttcaaaacaacaataatataaTGACCTCATCAAAAATAATAACTATTTCTAATATGGAGGAGCAACCGAAATGA
- the LOC120338975 gene encoding uncharacterized protein LOC120338975 has translation MKEETSAEPDLLKSTSDICRDFLRNVCYRDKRCKFRHLTSDELDASVDTKADSGSTNVVYEFCHDFQNQGCDRPSCKFIHCAVDIESTFREKGFLPLRLKYEYELGVQELFVKSATPSGSCNTQEKIKPVCRDFMQRQCRRGKKCRFAHVDQNCNMAGEEFHPRQGQNSDKFGHVYGENGEKRIRLYGDCSSNETLLNTLQPDVIRHIKEENTLLRKEVANLRKQVTGLSATNEVLLEQNAQFRLQKRVLAEAATPSYSQSNKTYGIPSSMSVSVPIAMSLNMPGQNQQIQNNPALTGATLITSDPLTVTPLELVNSSPAQQPVVSVRTHAGVPAQAHIQISRSIPQNSPGLVNNIGNNNNRILDDLQSLNNHQANVGANQGGLHTNVPVLQQANLNGQSVANFSLTQNTIPITRNTICSIPSITTSVSGSVLYNSTQQIMNGTLTGQNSLPLNRSQATQNMAAAGGLVVQTSRNITVEADAESIGHINRNIATAQMTHATLVTTNQQNQSSTGPSAAASISASTIAAVAAQVIAQQQGTLTQPNNDIGTAQISVPAVPCGTIASAIVPVTITTSLPMAMVPSLSIENSHAGLLATRMEGVAQTHARVSMVNTCPASVNSISLSTPHQVVNALNGRRVVGGQQQLNAPINFTINPVASVPQQPGQGMHV, from the coding sequence ATGAAGGAAGAAACATCTGCTGAGCCTGATTTACTTAAATCAACAAGTGATATATGTAGGGACTTTTTACGGAATGTTTGTTACCGTGACAAAAGATGCAAATTCCGCCATTTGACTTCTGATGAACTAGACGCATCGGTTGATACAAAAGCTGATTCTGGAAGTACAAATGTTGTCTATGAATTTTGCCACGATTTTCAAAATCAAGGTTGCGACAGACCAAGCTGTAAATTTATCCATTGCGCTGTTGACATAGAAAGCACTTTCAGAGAAAAAGGTTTTCTGCCTCTACGTCTCAAATATGAATATGAACTGGGAGTACAAGAACTCTTTGTTAAATCTGCAACTCCATCTGGTAGTTGTAACACTCAGGAGAAGATAAAACCTGTTTGCCGTGATTTTATGCAGAGACAGTGTAGACGCGGTAAAAAATGTAGATTTGCACATGTTGACCAAAACTGTAATATGGCTGGTGAAGAATTCCATCCCAGACAAGGGCAGAATTCTGACAAATTCGGGCATGTGTACGGAGAAAACGGGGAaaaaagaatacgcttgtatGGAGACTGTAGTTCAAATGAGACACTTCTTAACACATTGCAACCTGATGTAATCAGACACATCAAGGAAGAAAATACATTGCTGAGAAAGGAGGTTGCAAATTTGAGAAAACAGGTTACTGGATTGTCAGCAACAAATGAAGTACTATTGGAACAAAATGCTCAGTTTCGACTGCAAAAGCGAGTGTTGGCAGAAGCTGCAACTCCATCTTATTCACAATCTAACAAAACCTATGGAATACCATCTTCTATGTCTGTATCTGTTCCTATAGCAATGTCTTTGAACATGCCAGGACAAAACCAACAGATTCAAAACAACCCTGCCCTAACCGGAGCGACATTAATTACTTCAGATCCTTTGACAGTTACCCCTTTAGAGCTTGTCAACTCCTCTCCTGCTCAACAACCCGTAGTCAGCGTTCGAACACACGCTGGAGTTCCAGCTCAAGCTCACATACAAATATCTCGATCCATCCCTCAGAATTCTCCAGGTTTAGTGAACAATAttggaaataataataatagaataCTTGATGATTTGCAATCTTTAAATAATCATCAAGCTAATGTGGGAGCTAATCAAGGTGGCTTACACACAAATGTACCTGTTTTACAACAAGCTAATCTAAATGGTCAAAGTGTGGCAAACTTTTCCTTAACACAAAACACAATTCCGATAACTCGAAATACAATTTGTTCGATTCCATCCATCACAACCAGCGTGTCTGGGTCTGTTCTGTACAACAGTACACAGCAGATTATGAATGGTACGCTGACTGGCCAAAATTCCTTGCCATTAAATCGTTCTCAAGCAACCCAGAATATGGCAGCTGCAGGTGGTCTTGTTGTACAGACCAGTAGAAACATCACAGTTGAAGCTGATGCCGAATCAATAGGCCACATAAATCGTAACATTGCAACGGCACAGATGACTCATGCCACATTGGTAACAACCAATCAACAAAACCAATCCTCGACAGGACCCTCAGCTGCTGCAAGTATTTCTGCTTCAACTATTGCCGCTGTCGCAGCCCAAGTTATTGCGCAACAGCAAGGCACATTGACCCAACCAAATAATGACATTGGGACAGCACAAATTTCTGTTCCTGCTGTACCATGTGGAACTATCGCATCTGCTATTGTTCCAGTGACGATTACAACTTCTTTACCCATGGCTATGGTTCCTTCACTATCAATTGAAAACTCTCACGCAGGACTTCTAGCAACAAGAATGGAAGGAGTGGCTCAGACTCATGCCAGAGTATCCATGGTCAATACATGCCCTGCTTCTGTAAATTCGATATCTTTAAGCACTCCACACCAAGTAGTGAATGCCTTAAATGGTAGGCGTGTCGTAGGCGGACAACAACAATTGAATGCTCCcataaattttacaataaatccTGTTGCATCAGTACCCCAACAGCCCGGTCAAGGTATGCATGTTTGA